A window from Cryptomeria japonica chromosome 1, Sugi_1.0, whole genome shotgun sequence encodes these proteins:
- the LOC131858548 gene encoding uncharacterized protein LOC131858548: protein MVYGNIVMMLIDFEHKTIRKNLQLNMNLFELQRAQIMQLNALDEIRKLSLQHTEVVLNKRIRWHDKYIKERKFKSGDWALLYDSRYKDTMGKLQTHWLGPYEIVEVFQNGAVQLATIDPIKFKLLVNGHGLGLYHKPVTKEDFLQQFYIQPPPTVPAASVEGLPIPKS from the coding sequence atggtgtatggaaataTAGTAATGATGCTCATTGATTTTGAACACAAAACTATTAGGAAAAATTTGCAGTTGAATATGAATCTATTTGAATTACAAAGAGCTCAAATCATGCAACTCAATGCCCTAGATGAAATAAGGAAACTATCTCTTCAACACACAGAGGTTGTTCTGAATAAACGTattagatggcatgataaatacattaaagaaaggaaattcaaatctgGAGATTGGGCACTTTTatatgattcaaggtataaagatACAATGGGGAAGTTGCAGACtcattggctgggtccatatgaaATTGTTGAAGTTTTCCAAAATGGAGCAGTTCAGTTAGCAACCATAGACCCTATTAAATTTAAACTTTTGGTAAATGGTCACGGATTGGGTCTTTATCACAAACCTGTCACAAAAGAAGACTTCCTACAACAATTTTACATCCAGCCACCTCCCACAGTTCCTGCAGCTTCTGTAGAGGGACTTCCCATCCCAAAGTCCTAG